One Vibrio penaeicida DNA segment encodes these proteins:
- a CDS encoding non-ribosomal peptide synthetase/type I polyketide synthase encodes MKPDMPIAVIGMTCRFPDAPSVKAFRENLLFGHDSIHPLTPEEIEREGIDPSLLEDDDFINAGTLIENVANFDYGFFSLSPKEASLMDPQHRLFLAECRKLLDVSNLTRDEDNIGIFAGCRQSTYQAFLSPIRPEQITESESFQQLMGNDKDYLATRASYFLNLNGPALTVQSACSTSLVAVHQACQSLRSGECDSAFAGGVAISFPQGVGYRASEGMIFSNDGKCRPFSEEGTGIVAGNGLGIVALKRLDDAIKDGDKIHAVLKGSAISNDGKAKLGYTAPGKTGQKKAIEMALKKSGVDPKDIGLLEAHGTGTPLGDPIEVQAISEVYSTFDVPNQNCAIGSVKGNVGHLDTAAGVASLIKSILSVRDGLILPSLHCRPENPRIQFDTTPFYLAHDCSVWPNRFQSRIAAVSSFGIGGTNCHMIVEQPPKQEPVVNYTSSDEFEILAVSNHKESNVLEQANQFVSSLENDQLASQCKTAALKRTHYPSRVALYGKSKKDFRKALKNATVQTVKTNPTVAWVFSGQGSQKPGMGKAFYEKYAVFRDAIDDCDRLFSDAGIANLKEVMFDDHLAEKLNQTLYTQPALFAWQYAMGLLLIDWEVEPDFVAGHSIGEFAACVMAEHFSVESVVRLVAHRARLMQEQTDEGRMLAIKLPEAQLQEVLSAYEAISIASINSADRFTLSGRDSDVSRLIQSLDASQIAYKELDVHRAFHSSTMEAIRNDFLQFTLQQEATAEEESAEEESDVCMYSTLTGEEVQFGDLTLDYWFQQLRSPVLFHPTLESIAKEEPDLVVEISPDGSFLSLLKHSDVFDSECVVGKVGYEHSHELVAQLFSLGYEQPLEAYYENTAVPFSEMPPLVFSDTHCWASTPIHYPAARQHSGYGKQQKEPAQSMEFWGWQWQPITNDVAPKPEFDDERKLRWAIIGNNKWADSLNVEISALGHQCDIYDTVQSVQECDRIVDTRSLTLDWALEASAQTLTAAREQLVQLGQYGEQHPKCRIITLLSSSAQKVSAGNSPHSDNLLWPFQNLNRSLANEKPQLALHCLDIHECAVDSALVSILSNLDEPSPILSLKNNQLYTLDVVSKEVGSPQQPMEWRSEHFTVIAGLGAVGLGLAEWLVEKGCDKLVIIVRQALNEQQEALIQSLQTREVTVHVLQASLVEEHALSTAFDALDVTVSRVFHTAHAGTHKLHPLDDSSAFEGSLPVKLIGSMNLHRVFENQPLELFCMFTSLSSMMAISGTSGYATANAWQDSYAAYLRQHGVPALTVSWSQLQLSRDAQYVASVNDTGMVALSKEQTFSVMEQLIQHNESGLTPILYDANVLGQVVSKLPATSVYLKDIFTIESTDAATPAATDGNNLISLDNLSTEEAKKTVAEFLHQLICQRLQYSSDQLDPDGSLTGQGVDSLIFLDIVQVINKTFSMDLPPTAGYEHGTITALSQYIASQLKKDDIEFSQSTTSGAESTIVADPAAAYEPFPLTDLQQAFWLGRCNDLNLGSVSCHEYLELQFDELDIDKLETAWNRLIARHDMMRCVITGDGLQRILPHSDQTHYQVGVTDLSNASVEERESHLANTRQRMSYQVFNPQTWPLFELSVSKWDGGIRVHLDMDLLVFDIQSLRVIFGELDTLLLNPDTEFQPLTLSFRDYIMVEKAREVEPRWLSAKEYWQNKLNDIPPAPELPMIREESTSEQMSFRTLDHVLERDTWEVFKQRARDFGITPSGAMLAAYTYAIASYAKSSEFTLNITYFNRKNVHPQVMDICGDFTSLMLLPVSVDATETFIDAAKRTQESLWKALEHRDYNGIRVMRDLGRHMGEGADAIQMPVVFTSMIGMDFNDPSQPGWELQRHQIFEVNQTPQVWLDYQARESNGALFTQWFIADEFFEKSMIEGLFETYTSILDKLAKEEEFWTAQVPDLRSDQAKAISSSLNRVVDTQLPTLMPEPFHKSAGQMAQRPALLTHDSSLSYQEVQARVNQLANHLIHMGLSASEPVAVVMPKSVEAVITALAIQTAGGCYTPINADFDNQRLEQILIDLEPFAILTLADIELSVPCSVSNVQRLNLTDESTEKPIARQTSDQLSYIIYTSGSTGIPKGVMLDHEAPLNTLQQLANILDLGPDDRTLSMCAFHHDMSVFDLFAMFGSGGSVVLPERDRAYDAMHWLSLMHEHKPSILNAVPAFITMLLDAIEQQNSVPPSPRHIMMGGDWIPVELVRRIQKVWPEVDIHSIGGPTETAIVSTHYRIQNIEEDSSRIPYGRPLPNQTCVLLNSAGIECPPNVVGEICMGGMARSLGYLKDAERTAEKYRPHPLTGEPLFYTGDMGVLRPDGQLDILGRIDNQIKINGLRVEPGEIEAAIEQHPQVSEAVVVYAGEPTRQLHGFVKSIEVTSTVTDQDWYTASGDGHNAIEHLPENFDLADYAEHYFDMEQLATWVMLRTIQAVDFFKTEGDTASFVTLVDALKVSPHYQKLFESWVRVLTEDGYLVLEKGEYKATHRIKDAEEYDRQFAKIVAHTETGPEHTQRIWSLISRCIERSGALLDGSFNPLELMFEDGKTDFAESWYRENPVSTHFNRVAGKVAGGFLSNRSGPLRILEFGAGIGSVTHEILANMPSSDFIYDFTDLSTYFLDNAADVFKAYPQLNYGLYNINEEPSLQGYQYGEYDLVIGANVLHDAEDLNAASRRLRALLKPDGALLLVEGTNNPRFQLVSLGFVEGLTHYADERLETCLPMISAPSWQQVMNRAGFAKATCFPKAGHDTEAMNYHVLLGQNSGSDCSLDVQSIQSLLKNQLPAHMQPAHWHHLLELPLTLNGKVDRQKLATEIKPSGHHESLESGGLALTTDKEHLLASAWSDTLNIPVETADANFFMLGGDSLLLTRLSGLLQDKHGIYLDLATLVKTPRLCDQAVLMGDLPVELDIEEEAFEEGVI; translated from the coding sequence ATGAAGCCCGATATGCCCATTGCTGTGATTGGAATGACTTGTCGTTTCCCTGATGCCCCCAGCGTTAAAGCATTCAGAGAAAACCTTCTTTTTGGTCACGATTCTATTCATCCGTTAACACCTGAAGAAATAGAGCGTGAAGGGATAGATCCTTCATTGCTCGAAGATGATGATTTTATTAATGCCGGCACGCTCATTGAGAATGTCGCGAACTTTGATTACGGCTTCTTTTCTCTTTCGCCTAAAGAAGCTTCATTGATGGACCCTCAGCACCGGTTATTTTTGGCGGAATGCCGCAAGTTGTTAGACGTATCTAACCTGACGCGAGATGAAGATAACATTGGTATTTTTGCGGGGTGTCGTCAGAGTACGTACCAAGCCTTTCTTTCACCAATACGTCCTGAGCAAATAACCGAGTCTGAATCCTTCCAACAATTGATGGGTAACGACAAAGATTACCTTGCCACAAGAGCGTCGTATTTTCTTAACTTAAACGGTCCAGCGTTGACAGTGCAATCGGCTTGCTCAACTTCACTGGTCGCGGTGCATCAAGCCTGTCAGTCGTTGCGCAGTGGAGAATGTGACAGTGCCTTTGCAGGTGGGGTAGCCATTTCGTTCCCGCAAGGGGTTGGGTACCGAGCATCGGAAGGCATGATATTTTCGAATGATGGGAAATGCCGTCCTTTCAGCGAAGAGGGTACAGGCATCGTCGCTGGTAATGGCTTAGGTATTGTCGCGCTCAAACGTTTGGATGATGCAATCAAAGACGGTGACAAAATTCACGCGGTGTTAAAGGGCTCTGCGATTTCCAATGATGGAAAAGCCAAGCTGGGGTATACCGCACCCGGTAAGACTGGACAGAAAAAAGCCATAGAAATGGCTTTGAAAAAAAGTGGCGTCGATCCAAAAGATATCGGCTTACTGGAGGCGCACGGTACAGGGACTCCCCTTGGTGATCCGATTGAAGTCCAAGCCATTTCAGAAGTTTACAGCACGTTCGATGTGCCCAACCAAAACTGCGCCATTGGCTCAGTAAAAGGTAACGTAGGTCATCTCGATACCGCTGCTGGGGTCGCCAGTCTGATCAAATCGATTTTGTCAGTAAGAGACGGTTTGATATTGCCAAGCCTACATTGCAGACCGGAAAATCCACGTATTCAGTTTGATACAACCCCATTCTATTTAGCGCATGACTGCAGTGTTTGGCCTAACCGTTTTCAGTCTCGAATTGCAGCGGTAAGTTCTTTTGGTATTGGGGGTACCAACTGCCATATGATCGTAGAACAGCCACCAAAGCAAGAACCTGTGGTGAATTACACAAGCTCGGATGAATTTGAAATACTGGCGGTCAGTAACCATAAAGAAAGCAATGTGCTTGAACAGGCAAACCAATTTGTTTCTAGCCTTGAAAACGATCAACTTGCATCTCAATGTAAGACTGCTGCATTAAAGCGAACCCATTACCCCTCTAGAGTTGCACTTTACGGAAAAAGCAAAAAAGATTTTCGTAAAGCTCTGAAGAATGCCACCGTCCAAACGGTTAAAACGAACCCTACAGTCGCATGGGTTTTCTCGGGGCAGGGCAGCCAAAAACCAGGAATGGGAAAGGCATTTTATGAAAAGTATGCCGTATTCAGAGACGCGATTGATGATTGCGACCGCTTGTTTAGCGACGCAGGTATTGCCAACCTAAAAGAGGTCATGTTCGATGACCACCTCGCTGAAAAGCTCAATCAAACACTGTATACACAACCCGCTTTATTCGCTTGGCAGTATGCGATGGGTTTACTGCTGATTGATTGGGAGGTAGAGCCGGACTTTGTTGCAGGGCATTCTATTGGTGAGTTTGCGGCTTGTGTCATGGCTGAACATTTTTCCGTCGAGTCTGTTGTTCGATTGGTGGCGCACCGAGCGCGATTGATGCAAGAGCAAACCGATGAAGGTCGAATGTTAGCGATAAAGTTGCCTGAAGCGCAGTTACAAGAAGTGTTAAGTGCATACGAAGCCATTTCTATTGCCTCTATCAACAGCGCTGACCGTTTCACTCTCAGCGGCCGTGATAGCGATGTTTCACGTCTTATTCAAAGTTTGGATGCATCGCAGATTGCATACAAAGAACTGGACGTGCATCGAGCATTCCATTCCTCCACCATGGAAGCGATTCGTAACGACTTTCTCCAATTTACGTTGCAGCAAGAAGCGACTGCAGAAGAAGAGAGTGCAGAAGAAGAGAGTGACGTCTGCATGTACTCCACACTGACTGGAGAAGAAGTCCAGTTCGGCGACCTTACGCTCGACTATTGGTTTCAGCAATTGCGCAGTCCAGTACTCTTTCATCCCACATTAGAATCCATTGCCAAGGAAGAGCCTGATCTTGTGGTCGAGATAAGCCCAGATGGCAGCTTCTTATCGCTACTCAAACACTCTGACGTTTTTGACAGTGAGTGTGTGGTTGGCAAAGTGGGTTATGAGCATAGCCACGAATTGGTCGCGCAGTTGTTCAGTTTGGGTTACGAGCAACCTTTAGAAGCATACTACGAAAACACAGCTGTCCCGTTCTCTGAAATGCCGCCGTTGGTTTTTTCGGATACGCATTGTTGGGCATCCACTCCGATCCATTATCCTGCGGCAAGGCAGCACAGTGGCTATGGGAAACAACAAAAAGAGCCAGCCCAAAGCATGGAGTTCTGGGGATGGCAATGGCAGCCCATTACTAACGATGTCGCACCAAAACCTGAATTTGATGATGAGCGTAAACTTCGTTGGGCGATCATCGGAAACAACAAATGGGCTGACAGCTTAAATGTTGAGATAAGTGCTTTAGGTCATCAATGTGACATTTACGATACCGTTCAGAGCGTGCAAGAGTGTGATCGGATAGTGGATACCCGATCTTTAACCTTGGACTGGGCGTTAGAGGCATCAGCACAAACGCTGACGGCTGCAAGAGAACAGCTCGTTCAGCTAGGGCAATATGGTGAACAGCACCCGAAGTGCCGCATCATCACCTTGCTATCAAGTTCAGCTCAAAAAGTAAGTGCTGGGAATAGCCCACATAGTGATAACTTGCTTTGGCCTTTCCAAAACTTAAATCGCAGTTTAGCAAACGAAAAGCCGCAGCTCGCTCTTCATTGTTTGGATATTCATGAGTGCGCGGTGGATAGCGCATTGGTGTCCATACTGTCGAACCTTGATGAGCCTAGCCCTATCTTGAGCTTGAAAAATAATCAGCTCTACACTTTAGACGTTGTCAGCAAAGAGGTGGGATCACCTCAACAACCTATGGAGTGGCGCAGTGAACACTTTACGGTGATAGCCGGTTTGGGCGCCGTGGGGCTTGGGCTTGCGGAATGGTTGGTTGAGAAAGGCTGCGATAAGCTCGTTATTATTGTGCGACAGGCTTTAAACGAACAACAGGAAGCCTTAATTCAATCCCTGCAAACCCGAGAAGTGACGGTGCATGTACTGCAAGCCAGTCTTGTGGAAGAGCACGCTTTGAGCACTGCGTTCGACGCATTGGACGTGACTGTAAGTCGTGTGTTCCATACCGCGCATGCGGGGACGCATAAATTGCATCCTCTGGACGACAGCAGTGCGTTCGAGGGCTCTTTGCCTGTCAAACTTATCGGCAGTATGAACCTACACCGCGTGTTTGAGAATCAACCTCTTGAACTGTTTTGTATGTTTACGTCATTAAGTAGCATGATGGCTATTTCAGGTACCAGCGGTTACGCGACGGCAAATGCTTGGCAGGATTCATACGCAGCGTATTTGCGCCAACATGGTGTGCCTGCTCTCACAGTCTCATGGAGTCAGCTACAGCTATCAAGAGACGCCCAATATGTTGCCAGTGTTAATGACACTGGCATGGTAGCACTCTCAAAAGAACAGACGTTTTCCGTGATGGAGCAACTGATTCAGCACAATGAGTCGGGGCTTACTCCTATTCTTTATGATGCCAACGTATTAGGGCAAGTCGTCAGTAAACTTCCGGCGACATCTGTATATCTCAAAGATATCTTTACCATTGAATCAACCGATGCAGCGACACCCGCGGCAACGGATGGGAATAACCTGATCAGCCTAGACAACCTCAGTACTGAAGAAGCCAAAAAAACGGTTGCTGAATTTTTGCATCAATTGATTTGTCAGCGGCTTCAATACAGTTCCGATCAACTGGATCCCGATGGCTCGCTGACTGGCCAAGGTGTGGACTCACTGATCTTTTTAGATATTGTTCAGGTGATCAACAAAACCTTCAGTATGGATCTGCCACCGACTGCTGGCTACGAGCACGGTACGATAACGGCACTAAGCCAATACATCGCTTCACAACTTAAAAAAGACGATATTGAATTCTCTCAAAGCACCACCAGCGGGGCCGAGAGTACCATTGTTGCGGATCCTGCCGCAGCATACGAACCCTTCCCTTTAACCGATTTGCAGCAAGCTTTTTGGTTAGGGCGTTGCAATGATCTGAACTTAGGCAGCGTGTCTTGTCATGAATATCTGGAACTTCAGTTCGATGAGCTGGATATAGACAAATTAGAGACTGCTTGGAATCGACTGATTGCTCGACATGACATGATGCGTTGTGTGATCACTGGAGATGGTCTTCAACGAATATTGCCGCACAGCGACCAAACGCACTACCAAGTTGGAGTTACAGACTTGAGTAACGCTTCAGTTGAGGAACGAGAAAGCCACTTGGCAAATACGCGCCAACGCATGAGTTATCAGGTCTTTAATCCACAAACATGGCCTCTGTTTGAGCTGAGTGTTTCAAAATGGGATGGAGGTATCCGTGTTCATTTGGATATGGACCTATTGGTGTTCGATATCCAAAGTTTACGTGTGATTTTTGGTGAATTGGATACGCTCTTGCTAAATCCAGATACTGAGTTCCAACCGCTAACCTTGAGTTTCCGCGATTACATCATGGTAGAGAAGGCGCGCGAAGTTGAACCTCGCTGGTTAAGCGCCAAAGAGTATTGGCAAAATAAACTTAACGACATTCCACCTGCGCCAGAATTGCCAATGATTCGTGAAGAATCCACTTCCGAGCAGATGTCGTTTAGGACACTGGATCACGTACTTGAACGTGATACTTGGGAGGTCTTCAAGCAAAGAGCGCGTGATTTCGGGATAACACCTAGCGGAGCGATGCTGGCTGCGTATACGTATGCCATCGCGTCTTACGCCAAAAGCTCTGAATTCACACTCAATATTACGTACTTCAACCGAAAAAATGTGCATCCTCAAGTCATGGATATATGTGGTGATTTCACTTCGTTGATGTTGCTCCCCGTTTCTGTCGATGCCACCGAAACGTTTATTGACGCCGCCAAACGCACGCAAGAATCGTTATGGAAAGCACTTGAGCACCGCGACTACAACGGTATCCGCGTGATGCGAGATTTGGGACGTCATATGGGTGAAGGTGCCGATGCGATTCAAATGCCCGTTGTATTTACGTCGATGATCGGCATGGACTTTAATGATCCATCTCAACCTGGATGGGAATTGCAGCGCCATCAAATCTTCGAGGTTAACCAGACGCCTCAAGTGTGGTTAGACTATCAGGCGAGGGAATCCAATGGGGCATTGTTCACACAGTGGTTCATTGCTGATGAGTTCTTTGAAAAGTCAATGATTGAAGGGCTCTTCGAAACGTACACTTCAATATTGGACAAGCTAGCAAAAGAGGAAGAATTCTGGACAGCACAAGTCCCTGATTTGCGTAGTGATCAGGCGAAAGCCATTTCTAGCTCGCTGAATCGAGTGGTCGACACTCAATTACCAACACTCATGCCTGAACCGTTTCATAAAAGCGCGGGGCAGATGGCTCAAAGGCCGGCATTACTCACCCACGATTCATCGCTCAGTTACCAAGAAGTGCAAGCCCGAGTCAATCAACTTGCCAACCACCTTATCCATATGGGTCTATCGGCGTCGGAACCTGTCGCGGTCGTCATGCCAAAAAGTGTTGAAGCCGTGATTACCGCACTGGCGATTCAAACGGCTGGTGGTTGCTATACGCCTATCAACGCCGATTTTGATAATCAGCGTCTAGAGCAGATCCTGATTGATCTCGAACCGTTTGCGATTCTTACTTTGGCGGATATTGAGTTGTCGGTGCCTTGTTCTGTGAGCAACGTACAGCGATTGAATCTGACAGATGAATCAACAGAGAAACCGATAGCACGCCAAACAAGTGATCAGCTGTCGTACATTATCTACACATCAGGCAGTACAGGGATTCCTAAAGGGGTCATGCTGGACCATGAAGCCCCTCTAAATACGTTGCAGCAACTGGCGAATATTCTAGATCTTGGTCCTGATGACCGTACCTTATCGATGTGTGCTTTCCACCACGATATGTCGGTGTTTGACTTGTTTGCGATGTTTGGGAGTGGTGGTTCCGTTGTTCTACCAGAAAGAGACAGAGCTTACGATGCCATGCATTGGCTATCGCTCATGCATGAACACAAGCCAAGCATTTTAAATGCTGTGCCAGCGTTCATCACTATGCTGCTTGACGCCATTGAACAACAAAATTCGGTCCCACCTTCACCTCGTCATATCATGATGGGAGGAGATTGGATTCCCGTAGAGTTAGTTCGTCGAATCCAAAAAGTTTGGCCGGAGGTCGACATTCACTCTATCGGAGGACCGACAGAGACGGCCATCGTGTCTACTCATTACCGAATTCAAAATATCGAAGAGGATTCGTCGCGTATTCCATATGGACGCCCTCTGCCAAATCAGACGTGTGTGTTGCTCAACTCGGCTGGAATTGAGTGTCCACCAAATGTTGTGGGCGAAATTTGTATGGGAGGGATGGCTCGCTCATTGGGTTATCTCAAAGATGCAGAACGCACAGCAGAAAAGTATCGACCACATCCTCTAACGGGTGAACCTCTGTTCTACACCGGTGACATGGGCGTGTTAAGACCAGATGGTCAATTGGATATCCTTGGCCGTATAGACAACCAAATAAAAATTAATGGCTTACGAGTCGAGCCGGGAGAAATTGAAGCCGCGATTGAACAACATCCACAGGTTAGTGAAGCGGTTGTTGTTTACGCGGGTGAGCCCACACGTCAGCTACACGGATTTGTGAAATCAATCGAAGTCACAAGTACAGTCACTGACCAAGATTGGTATACAGCTTCCGGTGATGGGCACAATGCGATTGAACACCTCCCAGAGAATTTTGATTTGGCCGACTACGCTGAACATTATTTCGACATGGAACAGTTGGCTACATGGGTAATGCTACGTACGATCCAAGCTGTAGACTTCTTCAAAACGGAGGGGGATACAGCTTCGTTTGTAACACTTGTGGATGCACTGAAGGTTTCCCCCCATTACCAAAAGCTTTTCGAAAGCTGGGTTCGAGTACTGACAGAGGATGGTTATCTTGTCCTTGAAAAGGGTGAGTACAAGGCGACGCACCGCATTAAGGACGCGGAAGAATATGATCGCCAATTCGCTAAGATTGTTGCTCACACAGAGACGGGACCTGAGCATACTCAACGTATTTGGTCGTTAATATCGCGTTGTATTGAACGAAGTGGCGCCCTGCTCGATGGAAGTTTCAACCCGCTGGAATTAATGTTTGAGGACGGTAAAACCGATTTTGCTGAAAGTTGGTACCGAGAAAACCCCGTTTCCACGCATTTCAACCGTGTTGCAGGTAAAGTCGCAGGAGGCTTTTTAAGCAATCGCTCAGGACCGTTGCGCATTCTAGAGTTTGGCGCAGGTATCGGAAGCGTGACCCACGAAATATTGGCCAACATGCCTAGCTCCGATTTCATCTATGACTTTACCGATTTATCCACTTACTTTTTGGATAACGCCGCGGATGTCTTTAAGGCATACCCTCAGCTCAATTATGGCTTGTATAACATCAATGAAGAGCCAAGTTTGCAGGGGTATCAGTATGGTGAATATGACCTCGTCATCGGTGCCAACGTATTGCACGATGCCGAAGACCTGAATGCCGCAAGCCGACGTCTACGTGCCTTGCTCAAGCCCGATGGTGCACTCTTACTTGTCGAAGGAACAAATAACCCTCGTTTCCAGTTGGTAAGTCTAGGGTTTGTTGAAGGTTTGACGCATTACGCTGATGAAAGGCTGGAAACTTGCTTACCGATGATTTCGGCACCGAGTTGGCAACAAGTCATGAATCGCGCTGGCTTTGCGAAAGCAACGTGCTTCCCTAAAGCGGGGCATGACACCGAAGCGATGAACTATCACGTGTTGCTTGGGCAAAACAGCGGCAGTGACTGTTCGCTGGATGTTCAATCAATCCAAAGCTTGTTAAAGAACCAGTTGCCTGCACATATGCAGCCTGCGCATTGGCACCATTTGTTGGAGCTGCCACTTACGCTTAACGGTAAGGTTGATCGCCAAAAACTCGCAACTGAAATCAAACCATCAGGTCACCATGAATCGCTTGAATCAGGCGGTTTGGCACTGACGACAGATAAGGAGCATTTGTTGGCAAGTGCTTGGTCTGACACTCTTAACATCCCTGTAGAAACGGCGGACGCCAACTTCTTCATGTTAGGGGGAGATAGCTTATTGTTGACTCGTCTTAGCGGTTTATTGCAAGACAAACACGGCATTTATCTCGATTTGGCGACGCTTGTCAAAACGCCCCGATTATGTGATCAGGCTGTGTTGATGGGGGATTTACCTGTAGAGCTCGATATTGAAGAAGAAGCATTCGAAGAGGGGGTGATTTGA